In Chrysoperla carnea chromosome 2, inChrCarn1.1, whole genome shotgun sequence, the following proteins share a genomic window:
- the LOC123292165 gene encoding uncharacterized protein LOC123292165, with protein sequence MSPSSAGVKTTPGNNVGVERYIGSYLIQTTTARPKHQIQRLNKNYNYQRHNSNPQDVKHKDTNNRYVTPPGSANDNWVDGTTLYSYPCRGNIRKCHQQQQPTPSSPPARNEKFHPQTQLSRLAIHTQGIPLILTGRNNNSSRKTNHNYPQKCNNNYIDMGGVRYNMPPPSIDPTKVKSDNNSVSVATDTLSVASDESSSSNNSENCLPRIIKPRKRRKKDRKPPQTTQILKVNTSDTQQTVTPPVTPSDISSDIPNLNHDFDDIQELTNQQNHCSPTSCQCKLCDPCGQIWNVDSSFLTGLQFTNSDYNAPSTVDKMVSTLRRSWSDPMPDHHLRVKSNGDVGVIGSGRYSSSSNSLNNVTQIKNSQKLNISTEIVTSPNGHRDLEIKFLSFSCSPAQNTSKHSSDDNIVDRLQRLSEEKDYDLSYDTTQISRLLLTVEE encoded by the coding sequence ATGAGTCCAAGTTCAGCCGGTGTGAAAACAACACCCGGTAACAATGTAGGCGTTGAACGATATATTGGAAGTTACTTAATACAAACCACTACAGCACGTCCAAAACACCAGATCCAaagattgaacaaaaattacaattatcaaAGGCATAATAGTAATCCGCAGGATGTGAAGCATAAAGATACAAATAATCGATATGTAACTCCACCGGGGTCAGCTAATGACAATTGGGTCGATGGTACAACATTATATTCATATCCATGTCGTGGAAATATAAGAAAATgccatcaacaacaacaaccgACACCATCATCCCCACCTGCAcgtaatgaaaaatttcatccACAAACACAATTATCACGTTTAGCAATACATACGCAAGGTATTCCGCTAATACTTACTGgtcgtaataataattcatcCCGTAAAACAAACCATAATTATccacaaaaatgtaataataactaCATTGACATGGGTGGTGTCCGTTATAATATGCCCCCTCCATCAATAGATCCAACAAAAGTGAAAAGTGATAATAATTCAGTGAGTGTGGCAACTGACACATTAAGTGTGGCAAGTGATGAAAGTTCAAGTTCAAATAATTCGGAAAACTGTTTACCACGTATTATAAAACCACGTAAACGGCGAAAAAAAGATCGTAAACCACCGCAAACCACGCAAATATTAAAAGTGAACACAAGTGATACTCAACAAACAGTTACGCCACCGGTGACCCCAAGTGATATATCATCAGATATACCAAATTTAAATCACGATTTTGATGATATCCAAGAATTAACGAATCAACAGAATCATTGTTCGCCCACATCATGTCAATGTAAGTTATGTGATCCTTGCGGACAAATTTGGAATGTCGATTCATCGTTTTTAACGGGTCTGCAATTCACAAACTCCGATTATAATGCGCCGTCAACAGTTGATAAAATGGTATCAACATTACGGCGAAGTTGGAGCGATCCTATGCCGGATCATCATCTTCGGGTTAAATCTAATGGTGATGTTGGTGTCATTGGGTCAGGTCGATATTCATCTTCAtcgaattcattaaataatgttacgcaaattaaaaattcacaaaaattaaatatatccaCGGAAATTGTCACATCACCAAACGGTCATCGagatttagaaattaaattccTTTCATTTTCATGTTCACCAGCACAAAATACATCAAAACATTCATCTGATGACAATATTGTCGATCGATTACAACGGTTGTCTGAGGAAAAGGATTATGACCTGTCATACGATACCACACAAATTAGTCGGTTACTTTTAACTGTAGAAGAGTAA